Proteins co-encoded in one Schaalia radingae genomic window:
- the mtrB gene encoding MtrAB system histidine kinase MtrB, giving the protein MPEQGRDTAPESDATTRQPRWHERLWLWQKARSSLSVRIALSLCASALALLIIFALITSEQLTDSVFDNRKDAILEDAGVRFASAQSMFDQSTASSPDQVQELARRMVANVRGSAAGAGAVSVMVLRSPSSDTNFRINEIINVDYLTTITDPLRDAVVESTSGQWQSVALHDRDGSEQPGIIVGSQVNLPRAGLYEMYIIYSLKQEQNIITMVMRSLGWAVIPIAIVLPLAVFLILYHLMGPVRITSSAASRLAEGDLHARVPVTGVDEMARLGQAFNNMADSLQHRITEYDELSKLQQRFVSDVSHELRTPLTTIRMAEVMIWKDRDNLSPSTKRSAELLHEQVERFDSMLADLLEISRYDAQSALLDAESTDLRALAAKVVNDHSELAERLNAPIIIHNPENRCDAEIDSRRVERVVRNLVVNAIEHAERRPIDIDIAATDTDVALRVHDHGVGMSEETVSHVFDRFFRADPARTRTTGGTGLGLAIAREDINLHGGTIEAWGVPGMGSSFLITLPRKVGAAVASRPLELWKDEWGEGREDGSSEGGAAE; this is encoded by the coding sequence GTGCCGGAACAGGGTCGTGACACTGCGCCGGAATCGGACGCGACCACTCGGCAACCGCGCTGGCATGAACGCCTGTGGCTCTGGCAAAAGGCACGCAGCTCGCTTTCAGTGCGTATCGCCCTGTCACTGTGCGCCTCGGCGCTGGCACTGCTGATTATCTTTGCTCTGATCACGTCCGAGCAGCTCACCGACAGTGTCTTCGATAACAGGAAAGACGCCATCTTGGAGGACGCTGGTGTTCGATTCGCTTCCGCGCAATCCATGTTCGACCAGTCGACAGCCTCCAGCCCTGACCAGGTTCAGGAGCTGGCGCGTCGAATGGTGGCTAATGTGCGTGGTTCAGCTGCCGGCGCCGGAGCAGTGTCGGTGATGGTGCTCCGCTCGCCCTCGTCCGACACTAATTTCCGCATCAACGAAATTATCAACGTCGACTACTTGACAACCATCACGGACCCACTGCGTGACGCGGTTGTTGAATCGACCAGCGGTCAGTGGCAATCCGTGGCGCTGCACGACAGGGATGGCAGTGAACAGCCGGGCATCATCGTCGGCTCTCAGGTCAACCTGCCGCGCGCCGGGCTGTACGAAATGTACATTATCTACTCGCTCAAACAGGAACAGAACATCATCACGATGGTGATGCGCTCCCTGGGCTGGGCCGTCATCCCTATTGCGATCGTGTTGCCGCTGGCAGTTTTCCTGATTCTGTATCACCTGATGGGTCCGGTGCGCATCACCTCGTCCGCCGCATCGCGACTGGCCGAGGGCGACCTGCACGCACGCGTACCGGTGACAGGTGTCGACGAAATGGCTCGCTTGGGACAGGCCTTCAACAACATGGCGGATTCCCTGCAACACCGCATCACCGAGTATGACGAGCTGTCGAAACTCCAGCAGCGTTTCGTCTCCGATGTCTCACATGAACTGCGCACCCCGCTGACCACAATCCGCATGGCGGAAGTGATGATCTGGAAGGATCGCGACAACTTATCCCCATCGACGAAGCGATCCGCCGAGCTCCTTCATGAACAGGTCGAACGTTTTGACTCCATGCTGGCTGATCTTCTGGAGATTTCCCGTTACGACGCCCAAAGCGCCCTGCTGGATGCCGAGTCCACGGATCTGCGTGCACTCGCGGCGAAAGTGGTCAACGATCACAGTGAACTCGCTGAGCGCCTCAACGCGCCGATCATCATCCACAACCCAGAGAACAGATGCGACGCGGAGATCGATTCGCGCCGCGTCGAACGAGTTGTCCGCAACCTCGTTGTCAATGCGATCGAACACGCCGAGCGCCGACCCATCGATATCGACATTGCCGCCACCGACACCGATGTCGCCCTGCGGGTGCACGATCACGGCGTGGGGATGAGTGAAGAGACCGTTTCCCATGTCTTCGACCGTTTCTTCCGTGCCGACCCCGCTCGCACGCGCACAACAGGTGGAACCGGGTTGGGCCTGGCAATCGCGCGCGAGGACATCAACCTGCATGGCGGCACCATTGAAGCCTGGGGCGTGCCGGGAATGGGATCCTCATTCCTCATCACGTTGCCGCGCAAGGTGGGTGCAGCCGTGGCATCCCGCCCGCTGGAACTTTGGAAGGATGAATGGGGCGAGGGGCGCGAGGATGGTTCGTCCGAAGGAGGCGCGGCGGAATGA
- the mtrA gene encoding MtrAB system response regulator MtrA — protein MAAHILVVDDDVALAEMIGIVLESEGFIVTAAEDGDRALDEFHTDAPDLVLLDLMLPGIDGIEVCRRLRRESDVPIVMLTARSDTADVVAGLEAGADDYVPKPFKPRELVARVKARLRGRDESAEEHLRLGELSIDVAGHVVRRGGETIALTPLEFDLLVALCRAPWKVFTREELLEKVWGYRHAADTRLVNVHVQRLRSKIERDPERPEIVITVRGVGYRAGTGS, from the coding sequence ATGGCAGCACATATCCTGGTGGTAGATGATGACGTCGCACTGGCGGAGATGATCGGCATCGTCCTCGAATCTGAAGGCTTCATCGTCACCGCAGCGGAAGACGGTGATCGTGCGCTCGATGAATTCCACACCGATGCTCCAGATCTGGTGCTGCTGGACCTGATGCTGCCGGGAATTGACGGCATTGAAGTATGTCGTAGGCTTCGGCGCGAATCCGACGTTCCCATCGTCATGCTGACGGCACGCTCCGACACTGCTGACGTGGTGGCCGGACTCGAAGCCGGTGCAGATGACTACGTACCCAAGCCGTTCAAACCCAGGGAACTTGTCGCCCGTGTGAAGGCCCGCCTGCGAGGTCGAGACGAAAGCGCCGAGGAACACCTGCGCCTGGGCGAACTGTCCATTGATGTGGCCGGACACGTGGTGCGCCGAGGCGGCGAGACAATTGCGCTGACACCGCTCGAATTCGACCTGCTGGTTGCGCTGTGCCGCGCCCCGTGGAAGGTGTTCACGCGCGAGGAACTACTGGAAAAAGTGTGGGGCTACCGTCACGCTGCCGACACTCGTCTGGTCAACGTCCACGTCCAGCGTCTGCGCTCGAAGATCGAACGCGATCCGGAGCGCCCCGAAATCGTCATTACTGTGCGCGGAGTGGGGTATCGTGCCGGAACAGGGTCGTGA
- a CDS encoding glycerophosphoryl diester phosphodiesterase membrane domain-containing protein yields the protein MSESDQSRTFDQSASEGASSPPYEANQTAPEAGHDASWSAPGSGSASSASQFDSTATGGASGHAGAYRPGSDSREGPDSSWGAPPPRWGQRTSFAPPANGSDQFATPGQPASQASAQWSHASDHSAPGGGDQNFAPGAGPAPQNAPRAQQWGLGDPKPGVIPLRPLQIGELFEGTFRAMRSNPSVVFGFTLVVVLIVAVITAIISSLTVDSVFNKLFPLIDQTDEDPTVLIDFILSDLSSIATNLGINAVTTTVLLTISTVLVTGVLCATVQDAVLGRACTLAEAWNQIKSRVGVLSLYGLLLSIPSIAIGALMIFVLTQLGSAQESDMQRIVIMLLVATVAALIVSLVYLFLLIRLLYVEIVIVIERAGLIDSIKRSWKLTKGSFWRTFGRYALIYILLTALVSVASGVVGAVTGLLALTGSPTILFVSSVLGTTIAQAITLPVVACFTTLMYVDERMRKENLGPALAQAARA from the coding sequence ATGAGTGAAAGCGATCAGTCGCGTACATTCGACCAATCGGCATCGGAGGGCGCATCGTCTCCGCCTTACGAGGCCAATCAGACCGCGCCCGAAGCCGGCCACGACGCTTCCTGGTCAGCACCAGGTTCTGGATCCGCGTCTTCCGCATCACAATTTGATTCCACCGCTACCGGCGGGGCATCTGGCCACGCCGGAGCCTATAGGCCAGGTTCCGACTCACGTGAAGGGCCTGATTCATCCTGGGGTGCTCCGCCACCGCGGTGGGGACAGCGCACGTCGTTCGCTCCGCCTGCCAATGGATCTGACCAATTCGCCACACCCGGCCAGCCAGCCTCACAGGCTTCCGCCCAGTGGTCGCATGCAAGCGACCACTCGGCGCCAGGGGGCGGTGATCAGAACTTTGCTCCCGGTGCCGGCCCTGCCCCGCAGAATGCTCCTCGGGCGCAGCAATGGGGCCTGGGTGACCCTAAGCCAGGGGTCATTCCGCTGCGCCCTCTCCAGATCGGTGAACTGTTCGAGGGAACGTTCCGTGCGATGCGTTCGAACCCGTCTGTTGTTTTCGGTTTCACCCTTGTCGTCGTCCTGATCGTCGCAGTGATCACCGCGATCATCTCGTCTTTGACGGTCGATTCGGTCTTCAACAAGCTTTTCCCGCTGATCGACCAAACTGACGAAGACCCAACCGTTCTCATTGACTTCATCCTGTCCGACCTGTCCAGCATCGCCACCAACCTCGGTATCAACGCGGTGACTACCACCGTTCTTCTGACAATCTCCACCGTGCTGGTCACCGGCGTGCTGTGCGCAACCGTTCAGGACGCTGTTTTGGGCAGGGCGTGCACACTGGCGGAAGCGTGGAACCAGATCAAGTCACGCGTAGGCGTGCTGTCCCTGTACGGTTTGCTCCTGTCGATCCCCAGCATCGCCATCGGTGCGCTGATGATCTTCGTGCTCACTCAGTTGGGAAGTGCTCAGGAAAGCGACATGCAGCGCATTGTCATCATGCTCCTTGTTGCCACCGTCGCGGCACTCATTGTCTCGCTGGTCTACCTGTTCCTGCTGATTCGACTCCTGTACGTCGAAATCGTCATCGTCATCGAACGCGCCGGCCTGATCGACTCCATCAAACGCTCATGGAAGCTGACCAAAGGCAGTTTCTGGCGCACATTCGGACGCTACGCGCTGATCTACATTCTGCTCACTGCGCTTGTATCTGTCGCCAGCGGCGTGGTCGGTGCCGTCACGGGCCTGCTCGCATTGACCGGCTCCCCCACCATTTTGTTCGTCTCGTCCGTCCTGGGCACAACGATCGCGCAAGCCATCACGCTGCCGGTCGTCGCCTGCTTTACGACACTGATGTATGTCGATGAACGCATGCGCAAGGAAAACCTCGGCCCCGCCCTGGCTCAAGCTGCCCGCGCCTGA
- a CDS encoding DUF4129 domain-containing protein, producing MRIVNLDVPVTPDAPEAQEWLQRELSKTRYQFPDPVDKSGETLLQRILRFLQEQSFPTLPGFKILMVALAVFAVLLIVALILNPIRLRNRVRSHSVMSDQDVSARQAHDNASSYLKEADFAQAFIWGMRYLVLSLDERDVVRATPGLTAHEAATAASAQFPDSRDSLVNAAALFDAVLYGRSTPTRDDVTRLMKLTKALRTSRTSSGESLAGDPPSGDSSPDGSVSEHSPSDADRAPSAQGAK from the coding sequence ATGCGAATCGTCAACCTGGACGTGCCCGTCACTCCGGATGCCCCAGAGGCTCAGGAGTGGCTCCAACGCGAGCTTTCCAAGACGCGCTATCAGTTTCCAGACCCCGTCGACAAGTCCGGTGAGACACTCCTGCAGCGCATCCTGCGATTTCTTCAGGAGCAGTCTTTCCCTACATTGCCCGGCTTCAAGATTCTCATGGTGGCGCTGGCTGTCTTTGCCGTGCTTCTCATTGTCGCGCTGATCCTCAACCCCATTCGCCTGCGCAACCGTGTGCGTTCTCATTCGGTCATGTCCGACCAGGACGTCTCCGCACGCCAGGCGCATGACAACGCATCTAGCTATCTGAAAGAGGCGGACTTCGCGCAGGCGTTCATTTGGGGAATGCGCTACCTGGTCCTGAGTCTTGACGAGCGTGACGTCGTGCGTGCCACGCCCGGCCTGACCGCTCACGAAGCGGCCACGGCTGCCAGCGCGCAGTTTCCAGACTCGCGCGACTCCCTCGTCAATGCGGCCGCGCTGTTCGATGCTGTCCTGTACGGCAGGTCAACTCCGACACGTGACGATGTCACCCGCCTGATGAAACTGACGAAAGCGCTACGCACGTCACGCACCTCCTCAGGCGAATCACTCGCAGGTGACCCACCGTCAGGCGACTCGTCTCCAGACGGCTCAGTATCTGAACACTCACCCTCAGACGCTGACCGTGCTCCCTCAGCCCAGGGGGCCAAGTGA
- a CDS encoding DUF4350 domain-containing protein encodes MNQQRATVATLSARQRLRESKPLLILIGIIVACMALLLIIPTNSQDRRPFSAGNLHDEGSAALIEVLREQGVNVFVTSSPEDAIARAQQPDTTLAVAGDVVPLNFQMYTDRIDSIVWIANGQMTGPEFNGVTFAGTSQLLPGVLKPDVPATVRLLEDSTCRSEAAKRAGKISKSEVTVSVHEPWTGCFEQSSGQFVYAEKIEGDQFRAIIPGGAVVQNKTIAQAGNAALALNTLGRNANLVWFVGSLNAGTTVAAPAPPMPLWLKYGILLLGLTMAMLAWVKGVRLGRLVPENLPTPVPAIETVQGRGRLLRSNRAHAHAATSLRVHTARRIARRLGVTDHSSRAALTEAIRASGVDVMRADDTLWGPAPTNDQDLARLAQELKQLEADIRHE; translated from the coding sequence GTGAATCAGCAACGAGCCACGGTCGCCACGCTGTCCGCACGGCAACGACTGCGCGAAAGCAAACCCCTGCTGATCCTGATCGGCATCATTGTCGCGTGCATGGCGCTCCTGCTGATTATCCCGACCAATTCGCAGGATCGGCGCCCATTTTCCGCCGGAAATCTGCACGATGAAGGCTCGGCCGCCCTCATTGAAGTCCTGCGCGAACAAGGGGTGAATGTCTTCGTCACGTCTTCGCCGGAGGACGCTATCGCCCGCGCTCAGCAGCCTGATACCACGCTCGCAGTCGCAGGAGATGTGGTGCCACTGAATTTTCAGATGTACACCGACCGGATCGACTCAATCGTGTGGATCGCGAACGGTCAGATGACCGGCCCGGAATTCAACGGCGTCACGTTTGCCGGCACGTCCCAGCTTCTGCCTGGTGTCCTGAAACCAGACGTCCCTGCGACGGTTCGTTTGCTGGAGGATTCAACGTGCCGGTCCGAGGCGGCCAAACGGGCCGGAAAGATTTCGAAGTCCGAGGTCACAGTCAGCGTGCACGAACCGTGGACCGGGTGCTTCGAGCAGTCTTCCGGCCAATTTGTCTACGCTGAGAAGATCGAGGGTGACCAGTTCCGCGCCATTATTCCCGGCGGGGCGGTGGTGCAGAACAAGACGATCGCTCAGGCGGGTAATGCTGCGTTGGCGTTGAACACCCTGGGCCGCAACGCGAACCTGGTGTGGTTCGTGGGCTCACTGAACGCCGGCACGACGGTTGCCGCACCTGCCCCTCCGATGCCGCTGTGGCTCAAATACGGAATTTTACTGCTGGGCCTGACGATGGCAATGCTGGCGTGGGTCAAAGGCGTGCGTCTTGGTCGCCTCGTTCCTGAAAACCTGCCCACGCCTGTCCCCGCCATTGAAACCGTCCAGGGACGAGGACGACTCCTGCGTTCCAACCGTGCGCACGCCCACGCAGCCACGTCGTTGCGCGTCCACACGGCACGAAGGATTGCCCGCCGCCTAGGGGTCACTGACCATTCCTCACGCGCCGCGCTGACCGAGGCAATTCGAGCCTCAGGTGTGGATGTGATGCGTGCTGACGACACATTGTGGGGGCCGGCCCCCACCAACGATCAGGATCTTGCCCGCCTTGCACAGGAACTCAAACAATTGGAGGCTGATATTCGCCATGAGTGA
- a CDS encoding AAA family ATPase yields MSTPPHQSSHEFSQEEFESAQQSLLRIRSEISKAVVGQDQAVTGLIIALVAGGHALIEGVPGVAKTLLVRSLAAAVDLEMTRVQFTPDLMPADITGSMVWNAGDSSFEFREGPVFTNILLADEINRTPPKTQSALLEAMEEHQVSVDVTTHRLREPFMVVATQNPVEQEGTYPLPEAQLDRFLVKLDMPLPQADVEREVLARHQRGFDPLQLRQAGVEPVATADDLALARKAAAHINVDDAVIAYIVDLVQATRRSPATSLGVSPRGGTALLATSRVWAFLMGRSFVTPDDVKAMAPATLAHRLSLNAEAELEGTTKTAVINNVLATVAVPR; encoded by the coding sequence ATGAGCACCCCACCTCACCAGTCTTCTCACGAGTTCTCTCAAGAAGAGTTCGAGTCAGCCCAGCAATCCTTGCTGCGGATCCGCTCCGAGATCAGCAAAGCGGTTGTCGGCCAGGATCAGGCCGTCACCGGCTTGATTATTGCGCTCGTGGCAGGCGGACATGCACTGATTGAGGGTGTGCCCGGCGTTGCGAAGACACTGCTGGTGCGGTCCCTTGCTGCGGCTGTGGATCTTGAGATGACACGAGTCCAGTTCACGCCCGACCTGATGCCGGCTGACATCACCGGGTCGATGGTGTGGAACGCGGGCGATTCGTCCTTCGAGTTTCGCGAAGGCCCGGTCTTTACGAATATCCTGCTGGCCGATGAGATCAACCGCACCCCACCAAAGACCCAGTCCGCTTTGCTTGAAGCAATGGAAGAACACCAGGTCAGTGTTGATGTCACGACTCATCGTCTGCGTGAGCCGTTCATGGTGGTCGCCACGCAGAACCCCGTTGAGCAGGAGGGAACCTATCCCCTGCCTGAAGCGCAGCTGGACCGTTTCCTGGTCAAGCTCGACATGCCGCTTCCGCAGGCAGATGTGGAACGGGAAGTGCTGGCGCGTCACCAGCGCGGATTCGATCCTCTGCAGCTCAGACAGGCGGGAGTGGAACCTGTCGCCACGGCTGATGATCTGGCTCTGGCCCGAAAGGCTGCTGCGCACATCAACGTGGACGACGCAGTAATCGCCTACATCGTCGATCTTGTCCAGGCAACCCGTCGTTCCCCGGCAACATCGCTCGGTGTCTCGCCACGAGGCGGTACCGCCCTGTTGGCCACGTCGCGGGTGTGGGCGTTCCTGATGGGTCGATCATTTGTCACTCCTGATGACGTCAAGGCGATGGCGCCGGCAACTCTTGCGCATCGTCTCTCACTGAATGCTGAAGCAGAACTGGAAGGTACGACAAAAACGGCAGTGATCAACAACGTCCTGGCGACGGTGGCGGTTCCACGGTGA
- a CDS encoding DUF58 domain-containing protein, with protein MIIPSWRAVALTALGIIPIIFFPTMTLTVAWFLLVVAMVLVDSALALSPRRLEVTRETPSPIRAGTDSVCTLTLANPSGRVVHMDVRDAWPPSVRQDPRRHHVRLEAHGKARLRTAIFPARRGTVFSDFVTVRAWGPLRLGSRQVSLRADLTLTVIPEFRSRRLLPSRLQRLHDLDGSTATVLRGPGTEFDSLREYVIGDDPRDIDWRATARSRDLMVRTWRPERDRHVVIVVDTGRAGSLLLGPTDVEMIRSSDLSVVEEHTHDADVVDVGSAPRLDSGIEATLLLAALADRGGDKVHVMAVDRQVRARVSGLTGPRLLNQLAIDFAGVQPTVEPTDWNKVIVEVGRMVHHHSLLVLVTEVPPLGSDPDFVDSVAALSRNHRVVVASARDPHLDHMLSESDTIDQVYGAAAASAARREIRQACEQLNRIGVMTLDVSAGLLSAKLADLYVQLKGQGLA; from the coding sequence GTGATTATCCCTTCGTGGAGAGCTGTCGCCCTCACGGCGCTTGGCATCATCCCCATCATCTTTTTCCCCACGATGACATTGACGGTCGCATGGTTCCTCCTCGTGGTGGCGATGGTGCTGGTTGACAGTGCGCTCGCGCTTTCGCCGCGAAGGCTGGAAGTCACGAGGGAGACGCCTTCACCTATTCGTGCCGGCACTGATTCAGTCTGCACCCTCACTCTGGCAAATCCCTCCGGCAGGGTCGTGCACATGGATGTGCGCGATGCATGGCCGCCGTCGGTGCGCCAGGACCCTCGTCGTCACCATGTGCGTCTCGAGGCGCACGGTAAGGCGCGATTGCGGACAGCGATTTTTCCTGCCAGGCGTGGCACGGTTTTTTCTGATTTTGTCACCGTGCGCGCGTGGGGTCCACTTCGGCTGGGGTCCCGTCAGGTGTCGTTGCGAGCTGACCTGACGCTGACAGTGATCCCGGAGTTCCGCTCGCGCCGCCTACTCCCGTCCCGACTGCAGCGCCTCCACGATCTGGATGGGTCGACGGCCACGGTTCTGCGCGGACCGGGCACCGAGTTTGATTCTCTGCGCGAGTATGTCATCGGTGATGACCCTCGTGACATTGACTGGCGTGCCACTGCCCGCTCACGCGACCTCATGGTGCGCACGTGGCGCCCTGAAAGAGATCGCCACGTAGTGATCGTTGTGGATACCGGGCGCGCAGGATCCCTGCTTTTGGGCCCCACAGATGTGGAGATGATTCGCAGCAGCGACCTTTCAGTAGTTGAAGAACATACGCATGACGCTGACGTGGTGGATGTCGGGTCGGCGCCTCGCCTGGATTCAGGTATTGAAGCGACGCTGCTTCTGGCGGCTTTAGCTGATCGAGGTGGGGACAAGGTGCACGTGATGGCGGTTGACCGTCAGGTGCGTGCCCGTGTCAGCGGTCTGACGGGGCCGCGCCTTCTCAACCAGTTGGCGATCGATTTTGCCGGCGTGCAGCCCACCGTTGAACCTACTGACTGGAATAAGGTGATTGTGGAAGTAGGGCGCATGGTGCATCACCATTCGCTGCTGGTCCTGGTTACCGAAGTTCCGCCGTTGGGGTCAGATCCTGACTTTGTGGATTCTGTGGCAGCCCTGTCGCGCAATCATCGTGTGGTCGTAGCATCGGCGCGTGACCCGCATCTGGATCACATGCTGTCAGAATCTGACACGATTGATCAGGTGTATGGCGCGGCAGCTGCTTCCGCTGCCCGCCGTGAGATCCGTCAGGCCTGTGAGCAACTCAATCGCATCGGTGTGATGACGCTCGACGTGTCGGCGGGTCTGCTCAGCGCCAAACTGGCTGACTTGTATGTGCAGCTGAAAGGCCAGGGACTGGCCTAG
- a CDS encoding stage II sporulation protein M — MRRLDGDQIDELSLLYRRASSDLAMIRATMPDPDLIHQLSNDLARARSRLTGTSGASLVGMARWFKVTLPAALYEVRWWTIGIMALFLTITITEIVWLGRNPAAIETLMEPEAARSFVFHDFVEYYSQDTNAQFGASVWFNNAFIAIQMIGAGITGIMPFVIIYNNAVSMGVTGALVVHYAGPAFFLHYILPHGLPELTAIFIAGAAGLRLFWALISPGGTTRGRALARAGRSMVVICGGLVILLAISGFIEGFVTPSSLPNWIRIGSGVLVITALWLYTFILGGRAHKLGIIGDLESDAGYAQPVAA, encoded by the coding sequence ATGCGCCGCCTGGACGGCGATCAGATTGACGAACTCAGCCTGCTGTACAGGCGTGCATCTTCGGACCTGGCGATGATACGCGCCACCATGCCTGATCCGGACCTCATCCACCAACTGTCCAACGACCTGGCGCGAGCGCGTTCACGCCTGACCGGAACGTCAGGCGCATCCCTGGTTGGCATGGCTCGATGGTTCAAAGTGACGCTGCCTGCCGCACTGTACGAAGTGCGGTGGTGGACAATCGGCATCATGGCGTTGTTCCTGACGATTACCATTACTGAAATTGTGTGGCTCGGACGCAACCCCGCTGCCATTGAAACGCTGATGGAGCCAGAAGCAGCACGATCATTCGTCTTCCACGACTTCGTGGAGTACTACTCACAGGACACGAACGCCCAGTTTGGCGCATCCGTATGGTTTAACAACGCATTTATCGCCATCCAGATGATCGGCGCGGGTATCACCGGAATCATGCCGTTCGTGATCATTTACAACAATGCTGTCTCCATGGGGGTAACAGGTGCGCTGGTTGTGCACTATGCGGGGCCAGCTTTCTTCCTGCATTACATCCTTCCGCACGGTCTGCCCGAGCTGACGGCGATCTTCATTGCCGGTGCGGCAGGGCTGCGCCTGTTCTGGGCTCTGATCAGCCCAGGTGGTACCACCCGCGGACGAGCCCTTGCGCGAGCTGGCAGGTCAATGGTGGTGATTTGCGGCGGCCTGGTGATCCTCCTGGCAATCTCCGGTTTCATCGAAGGATTCGTGACGCCATCATCATTGCCGAACTGGATTCGCATCGGCAGTGGGGTACTGGTCATCACCGCACTGTGGCTGTACACGTTCATCCTCGGAGGGCGTGCCCACAAGCTCGGGATCATTGGCGATCTGGAATCGGATGCCGGGTACGCGCAACCCGTTGCTGCCTGA
- a CDS encoding RDD family protein gives MSPNVSPVRKISDNRLKTGEGVSLDVYPASPVVRGLALLIDMYVYIATFGSVFLLMTFLGTFDSWSLERIGIIGTMVMIFLIAPMTVEFLTHGRSLGKWAFHLQVVRDDGGPVTMRQIAMRAVSALLEIFMTMGSVAAVTSLVNKQSKRLGDIAAGTIVVRLPEPAHFVPLVMPPELKRWADTALFTDPGSDVRAYGLYLMRTIATMSPAQRAQLTSEYAHSLLDYVSPAPPTADAERFIAAFLVTLRNREYVRDVRRHHRDDVQRSRAGAVPFEIGAA, from the coding sequence ATGAGCCCAAACGTCTCGCCCGTACGCAAGATTTCCGATAACCGGTTGAAAACCGGCGAGGGTGTCTCCCTGGACGTCTACCCCGCCTCCCCCGTGGTGCGTGGGTTGGCTCTCCTTATCGATATGTATGTGTATATCGCCACCTTCGGCAGCGTGTTCTTGCTGATGACGTTTCTGGGCACCTTTGACTCATGGTCACTGGAACGCATCGGTATCATCGGCACGATGGTGATGATCTTCCTGATCGCCCCGATGACTGTGGAGTTTTTGACGCATGGTCGCTCACTGGGCAAATGGGCGTTCCACCTGCAGGTTGTTCGAGATGACGGTGGTCCTGTCACGATGCGTCAGATCGCGATGCGAGCGGTGTCCGCGCTCCTGGAAATTTTCATGACGATGGGGTCGGTTGCCGCGGTGACATCGCTGGTCAACAAGCAGTCAAAGCGTCTGGGTGATATCGCTGCAGGAACGATCGTGGTCCGACTGCCTGAGCCGGCACATTTTGTTCCCCTGGTGATGCCACCGGAGTTGAAGCGATGGGCTGACACTGCGTTGTTCACTGATCCTGGAAGTGACGTGAGGGCGTACGGCCTGTATCTGATGCGCACGATCGCAACCATGTCGCCAGCTCAGCGCGCTCAGCTCACATCGGAGTACGCCCACTCGTTGCTGGATTATGTCTCACCTGCCCCGCCCACGGCTGATGCGGAGCGTTTCATCGCGGCATTCCTGGTGACATTGCGTAATCGCGAGTATGTGCGCGACGTGCGTCGCCATCACCGTGATGACGTTCAAAGGTCACGCGCAGGCGCCGTGCCTTTTGAGATCGGTGCTGCCTGA
- a CDS encoding DUF3499 domain-containing protein, producing the protein MMLARHCSKPGCAGAPVATLTYDYADSTAVLGPLSTASEPHAYDLCERHANNLTAPQGWQIVRLQSSFDPAPPSADDLMALVDAVRDAAHTDSASPVAQCVAHHAQQGDPAAPSSIDGKDTPNRPWQAERGPFAGDHEARKSRFHVITTQGMTPEDKE; encoded by the coding sequence TCCTGTTGCAACATTGACGTATGACTATGCCGATTCGACGGCCGTCCTCGGTCCACTGTCAACAGCGAGCGAGCCGCACGCATACGACTTGTGTGAACGCCACGCGAATAATCTGACTGCCCCTCAAGGATGGCAAATCGTGCGTTTGCAGAGCTCGTTTGACCCGGCACCACCATCGGCCGATGACCTGATGGCGCTCGTTGACGCAGTCCGCGATGCCGCCCACACCGATTCAGCCTCACCAGTGGCTCAATGCGTCGCGCACCACGCCCAACAAGGCGACCCGGCTGCCCCCTCGTCAATTGACGGGAAAGACACACCCAACCGCCCCTGGCAGGCTGAACGCGGCCCCTTCGCTGGTGATCACGAGGCCAGAAAATCACGGTTCCATGTGATTACGACACAGGGAATGACTCCTGAGGACAAGGAATAG